The genomic interval tCTTCCACAATTCTGTATATGATGATGAATTCCTCTACCTGAAATCCAATATGCAACCTCTTTCCACCTTTGTGGTAGGGTATAATAACAGGTCGCCTGCCAATGTATTCTTTACACACAAGTGGCTCTATTCTGTTTTTAAAATGAGGAAAAATTATCGCAACCTCTCCAGATTAGACAGATTGTATAAGAGAAAACGAGAAATAATAGAATTATCAAGAACCAAATGCAAATGTCTCAAAATAATAAGTAGAACTATTTGAAATGTCTAAATTAACCAGAAAGATGTCTGGATGTGATCTTTAGTTGTGCACGACTCCGCATTTAGCGGTTAAAAGTCTTATGTTTGACTTACATGTGAATTCCAATGCAAATGCTTCATTGCaccaaatataattaaaactaAAGTCATAAGAATCTGAACAGAGATACAGGGTATTTTGAACAGGCATAATGGTCTAAGAATTTTATGATAGATTATGACACTCCAATTTCTGTTTCACGTCATTTAAGCTACCATGTCACTATATTCACCAACTAGTTGCCATTATGAGCCATATcccaaaacaaaaatgatGTCTGCTAATGTGTTGGTGCAAATTAGATTTcatatttgaaatttttgaatCAAGAGAACTAGACTGCAACAGACCTATATGCAACAGGATCAAAGGGGTGAAATATGTTGAACATTTGCCGACAAGCTGGCATCTCCTCACATATATTTTCCTCTTCCCAATAATCTTTCCCCTTGCCTGGAACAGAGAGGAATTAAAGCACATTAAATCTCTGATAGAGGTCTCAGAGGCAGAAAATATCTGAGCTACCAAATCTGGACAGCCATCAGCCTAGCACCATAATATAACAAGAAGGCTTACACGAGAACTCCTAATTAAAAGAATCAACACAAATCTCAGCACATATCTAGAATATTATCCCACTAAACaataactatatattataagcaTAGATGAGAATTAAACTATCCTACAGAGAAAGTTATCAAAAGGGCAAGAAACAGCAAGTAAAGCATATAAATACATCACACTGATCATTACCTATTCCAATACGTTTATTACGGAGGGCCAGGAAGACCCCAAGGGGTGATCCAACCCCAAAAAATGTATCAACCTGATATATGAAGAGTTTGACACAATGAGTAACAGAGtgcataaaaaaattatagtttCACTGTTTGCATTTTAAGACTGCCATCCAAATTATCTTAACTTTCAAAAGAATTATTCAAAACTCGGTTTCTTTGCACATGTTAATCTGGAGATACATGAGTATATAGTACAGAAATaaaattttccttttcttgcACCTTGAATTCAAGTTTCGTGTATTTGATATAAGGGGTATAACTCTGAGTTGAGCCCTCTTGCCCGGGAGGCAATTTCTCCAAGATTGATGTTTGTGGTGCAGAAGCAAGAATGTCTTCATTTCCTGTGCAGGTTATGCATATCATTGCACAAGAAGAcatatcaaatgaaataaataataGATAATACACATATCAGAGATTACCTTGATTCAATCCTGGACTACCAACTCTACCATCACAATTGGTTTCCAGTTCTGCTATTTTGGCTTTTAGAGAATCAATCTGGATCAGAAAAAGAATATATTgataaaaaatacaaaaaactACCGAGTATATCACCTATACATTCAACAAAAACGCCAGGCAGCCTGTATCATATCTTTATGCCTCTCACCTCCTCCCTCAGTGATTTGACTACTTCGTCTTTATTGCTCGTTTCTTCACATACTTCTTCAACCACTTTCTCTATGTGATCAACTGGGACTCCACATTCCATGCTAGTAGTTCCATCCGAGACATTCTGTTTAAACTTGTCACCATCTTCAGAAACAGATTCATGCACATAACTGTGAccctgtgtttgtttcaagtCCATACAACTTGCCTTGAACTCATTCAAATCTGATGTCTCATAACTCACAACATTAAATGCATCTTCAGCAACTCCCTCCTCATGCATTACTACAGTTGGTAGTGCATTCAGATTTCCTTCAACAAACGAACCCATGCCATCACTTTGATTATACACAGAAGCGACTACATCTCCCAAATTAGTAACAGAGTGATCAGTAAGTGATTGATTACTCATATCAGGAGAAGATATCTCATTTCTAGCATACTCTTTGTACATCCAATCCATTGGAAATGGGGAGGACAAATTCTCTTGATGGCAAAGGATATCATAAGAGAGGACACTTCCCAAAGAATGACCATATATGGAAACCTACATGGATGTAAGGACAACGAGAGATCACTAAACTTGATTCATACTATTACGGCCATCACTTGACTAAATATATTAGCTCTCTTTCAACCACATACCTTTCCATCATAATCTGGATTCCTTCTAAGAAACTTTAAATATAACCGATTTAATTGGTTGGACACCTGGTCAGGCAAAGACGCAAGAGTTGAGTGCAGTGCAAATGCCACCATTTATGTCCAAGAAGACATTCATAAGAAACTAGACTTACAATATCATCACAAGTGTATCAGGAAAATATACTGACAATCTAACAATCAAGTAGACCCTACCGCGTTGATGATGTCCTGACAATATATGGGGCTCATGTAGTATAACACATCATGAACAGTTGCACTCAGCATGACTCGCAAACCCTTCACACCATCTAAAGTACATTTTTCTACTGCAGTCTCACCACTAAGCTTCAAACCCCTTCTCCACTGAAATGCAAATAGCAGCAATTTAGAATATTATGTAGATTGTGTTTCACAGAAATGCAACAAGAGAGTATGTTGTCacttaaattataatattaaatTAACATGGATCACAAAACTCTCCTGTCTCATGCTTTTTGAGATAAAGGTTCAGTTATAGAATAGATATCATGTAGCTAGATGCATAATAGATATTAATGAAAGTAATAACTTACCTGGCATGGTATGAAAAGAACCCTTTGAGTATCACGTTGGTGTGAAGTAAGGTGTGTTTCAGCAAGACTTGCTGTTATATGGTGAAAGTTACGAACGTCATCAACCAGATTGGAGTTTTCCAATCTTTGGCCTATACCATGAACCATGAACACAAGATGTCGAACAGGAACCTAACCCAGAAATGTAATATTAAATGCTTTTACATGCGAACTGCAGCTGTTAATGTTATcaccaataaacaaacaaatcaTAATACAAGAGAGTATACTGTTACAACCAGATGATGTAAGAAACAGATAAACAACTCAAAAGACCGAAACAGACTCATGCCAGGCACTTTTATATCTTCTCTGAAAAAACTTTAAAGATTGGGTGAACAAGTTTAAGTTTTTGCGGCTTGTATAGCACAATCACCCTCAAATAGTAATATCACATGTTTGTGACCTGGAAACTGAATATCAAATTAAACTTCAGCTAATTATAATAATCTGATGCAGAAAAGGCAGGATGGTTCTAGAATTATGGGTCACATGAATTTCTATTTCAGGGATATCACATATGGTTGAAGTTGGCATTATATACATCGATTATAGAACTAGTCAATGGTATTCACAACAATTTGCAGCCTACGAACTTCACTATGACAAGATTTCCATACCACAACCACGCAGGCCGTGCAGTAAATAACAAAATGACACCCGTGGACTTGCAACTCAAGGTTGCCATTCACCCTGCTATGTGTTTCTAGTTACAGAATCAAGGTATCCATTCCGCAGGCTATTTGTTCACAACTATATATCTCTTAAGATCTGTGCAACTTCATTTGTAGGgaaaaaatgcatatattatatagagaTTCTACGAGGAAAGAATACTTTATACAGTTTATAGAAGGATCCAACAATCAGGTATAGATCTTTATTTAGAAGTGAAACAATCATACCTGTGAACAATAATCATCCATTTTCTCCTCCTTCTGCTGACGTAATTCAttctattgaaaaaaaaaaccctggTAAGCAAGGGGATAAGTTGCTTTGTACAGGATTTCTGATGTAGAAACTGATAACATTATCTTAGTGGAGATCAGGATACAACAAGACTGGTATGTCAACAAACAATGATCAACATATACTCTTGTGAAACTCCGGAGGTAATGGCACGTTCTTGACAATAATGACAGTAATCATGCACCACACAGGAGCTGAACATAGCTGCTTAATGAGACCCTATTCCAGATGCTTACACCTACCCATCAAGACTAAATGTATGTAAACTTGAAAACTGTCATGATGTCAACAGTAATAGTTTCCATTGtcctttttcatttctcttattGGCATTATAGAaataatgaaacttacaaGTACACCAGATCTTGAACAGAATTTCTGACTTCTATTAGACACAAAATCATCAATTTCATATTAAAACTTCCAGTATAATCTAACTTATAGACACCAAGATATTAAAAtgacaacaaaagaaaagCTCACACACAAATAAAAGTATATACGAGCACCAATAACAGATATGCATAAGTGGGATACTCAGACAAACTCTAAAGCATCTGCGAGTTGAATTGactaaggaaaaaaaaaagaaccatCTTGTAGACAGAAATTTTTAGGCAGTATCACAACTTATGCCCTGAAACCACTAACCTGAGTGGGTTTTGGAGAGAGAAATGCAGAATATCCACGCCGAAGCTTGATTCCATTTCCACTGAAAGAAATAACATTAGAAAAACCAGAAGCATCTGCATTGAGCCAGGCCTCCCAGGTATTATCTTCACCGGTGAAAAGTGCATGCATTCCCTATAGGTGCATTGCAAACATGTGTTTAAGAATACAATAGTAACTTAGAGAAAATTGTACACAACATCAAAATTCTTACATAAATAGAGCCTTGCAAATCAACTCGAGCAGCAAAAAGTCCAGAGGGCTGGAAAGTTCTCCGGTGCCAAACCTGCATAGGAAGTCAGATTCATCTCTGGCGCCAAACCTGGAAAGGAGTACCAACTAGAAAATCAATGCAGCATGTCAACATGAGGCAAACCTGGCTACGATATGCAATCTCCAATTGTTCAGAAACATCTTCACGGAGTGGCAGCCAATCAACCCCTTTACGAGCAAACCAGTGGCCTCTCAACACACGCCGGTTTTCTCCATCCCAATAAACAGGGAAACAATGCCGCTTCACTAAATCTACCTGCagcaataataataattcaaCTCAAATGATCATCCCTAAACCACTTCGAGCTCAAATGCTTCACCTCTACATAATGCCATTTAAACGCTGGgacattcaataatacattaGCTTGAACTTTCCACACAAGTctagcaagaaaagaaaaaaaaagacatactTCATGAAGCCCTCCCTTAACAGGAACACCAactctctcttcttcctcgTCACTCAACGGAACCGAATGAGCTCTCTCTAGTGAGGATTTGGCCGTCTCCTCCACCTTCTTACTGGAACCAGGCTGCTCTTTCGGACCTTCGCTACACTCTGCATACTCTCTCCACCAACAAGAAAGCAACTCTTCCTCCCTCTACATTGTTGCAAATCAAACCACCACATCAATCAAAACCAACTCCAACCATAACTTcagcttaaaaaaaaaatcataacaaacTCAACCAAACCTGCAAAAACGAAGCCTCAATCGCCAAAGAGTCCCTCATGCCGAACCGAAAATACTCCCCCTTGCCGACTATCTCAGTCCTCGGAACTGAAGCAGCCATCTCTGCAAACCAAAAACAAGCCTCAATTGCGAAATTCAGCAACTAACAACCTGAAAGCTGACGTAAGCCCTAGCTTTACCGTTCTCGCCGAGAGGGACCTTGTTGAAGTACCACCGGACATCGCCGCCGTCGGAAGGGCTGAGAGTCTGAGCCAGATACTTCTGGTGGCCCTTGCACTGCTCAATCTCATCCTCCAATCTGCGGATATTCGACGGCGTGTTCTTCAGCAAATCCGGGAAAGACTGCTCGGCCGGCGGACGCCGCGGTGCTCCGGCATCCTCCGCCATGATCGAAACTCTGGAGGCGACCTCGGCGCTCAGAAACAGAAAGATAGGGGCGGCATTAGAGAACAGCAGGTGATCGGAGTGAGGGAGAAAGGGCCAGAGGAATTGAGGAGACTGCGGAGAAGCGAGGCGGAAGAGGAAGCTGGAGAAAGTGGAATGCAAAACCCAAATGCGTGAGGAGAGAGTGGAAATTTCATGACTGGGGTAGAAGAAGGGAAGCGAGAATCTTCTTCGGATGAATGACAGCGCTGAATGGCAGGTGGGTTACAACTGCTGCACATCGATTTGGCGGTTGCGTGCCATTTCCTTTTCCTctccatcatcatcttctataTTTTTCTGCTATTTTTTACTTCTAATTTGTCTGGTTCTTGCTTTTTTATCTATTCACAACATAAAAATGGAAGTACAAGCCTTAATATACAGCAGTTTGTAGATATGTAACGCAAACACGAACACgaacacgagtgtccgtatttgACACGATTTGATACGTAAATAcggcatatataaattttttttgacaCGGATACGTAGTAGAcacgtcaattaaaattattttaatatatatatatatatatttattaaaaaattaatttaaaaatttaaaagtatttagatgtatatatattaaagtgtgcataaatataacaaaaactgaatctgttgaaATGATTGAGGTTTTGTTAGAtcatttggatgaccaaggttcaaatcccaccacaagtattcttatttttttatcatgagtttctctccttatatatattaaagtatgcataaatataacaaaaactgaatctgttggaatggttaaAGAGTTGTTGAGTGACTTGggtgaccaaggttcgattctcacgcactttcatttttattatgcttgtccgggccgtgtccaaatTGAGCGAGCGTGTCCGACATACGGACCCTTGTCCGCGTGTCGGTGCTTCCTAGGTTTGTAGTGTCACATTTCACAGCGCGTTACATTTCACAACACGCTATGTACATTTACTCTGCCCATCTCTTGGTGTGTCGTCAAATTAAAAAGAGTTACTTTAGAATACACATTGAAAACATAGCTGTTAAGTGAGCTAGTCATTCGCTCATTAGCTggcttttttattttgtactTCGTGAACCGACTTGTTTTATAAAGTCATCAGATCTGTATGGAGTGTATTCTCTACGTTTATATGGGTATGGAAATGTCACTGAGACCACCTAAATCTTCGGATATGCTCATATGCTAAAAGGAAATTCATTATTCACGCTTATAAATTAAACACCATAAAACACCGAACTATACAGGCCTCGCAATTGGCTAGCCCATATTATACATAAGGCCCAAGAAACTGCTAACCCTAAACTTGAAGGGTGGGCCTACTTAACTTCGGCCTTAAACCATGGGACGCTCACACGCAGAGGGCACAGCCACAGTGGTATCTCTTCCTGATATATCAAGTTATCAACTCCCTTCTCCCTCCATCCATCCACCTCTCAAATACGACGCTCACATTTATTGAAGAAAACCCTAGATTCCTCACCTCACTGACTTCATCCAACTCTCTCCCCCCACTCTAGATTCCGATCCGtatggcggaggaggaggttcTTGTGGTCGCCGCCAGCCCGAAGCCGTCGGATCACAAACGCAAGCTCGACGAATTGGAGACCGAACAAGAATTGGTCCTCGAAGCGCCGCCTAAATCCTCCGGCGAGATTCAGGTCTCGAATGCCGAGCCCGATGCGGCTAATGAAGTTGAGGTGTCGCAGCCGTCCGATGAATCTGACGCCAAACGGCCCCGTCTTGATGACAGCTCCGACGATTTAGGTACTCTTTCTACCTCTCGATTTAGGTACTCTTCATTTTTAGCTCCACTGCATCTTTCTCTAGTGTTTAAGGCTTTATGCTACTTGTAGCTTATTCGTTTCTAtttctttgatttctttttgtttctattGCAATATTTTGCTTGATTATCTGCATTTTGAGCTCAGGAATTTGATTAGAGTTCATTAGAATTTGGtttgaatttgatgatgaCAGCGAGGGCGAATGGGCACCAGGAGAAGTTTGATGAGCCTCCAAAGGAGAATGACGAGGAAGATCACGTAGTGGTGATCGAAACGGGGAGTTTTGTTACTTCTCAGCCTGAATGTGTGGACCCCACGCAAACAGCAGTCGACGATCAACGCGATGACACTAATGGTGAGACGAGTGACATTCAAAAGCTTTCTGTTGAGGATGCTGAAGAGGAGCCTCCACCGTACACCGGAGAGCAAGGGGACGCCGTGGAACAAGAGAAGACCACAGAGGCTCTCCCTAAGGAACAAGAGAAAACGGAAGCTTTCCCTGGGGAACAAGAGCAAGGTGGGCAACAAGATCAAGGGGATGCTTTCTCTGCCGAACAGGACCAGTTTTCTGAGCATGAGGCTGTCACGCGCAGAATGGAGGTTCCTAATAATAAGGTCTGCTGTATATGCCTATATTATTTTGTGCTAATGAATTATGTATTGAGAATATTCTGTACAATCATGATGTACTGCAACCGCATTACCTACAATGTCATTTAAATTAGGAACCAAAAAGTCAAAATTCTGACACTGTCGTTGCGTTCTCTGCATTCCTGCAACACTCGAGACCTAGCTTTACCTACTGTGGAATTCCACAGTAGAATTAACTTGAAAAGGATCCATATTCCGTGGAATTCTGATAAATGCAGTAAATTGCAGGTTGGGGTTCTGATTGGTAAGGCTGGAGATACTATTCGGTACTTGCAATACAATTCTAAAGCAAAAATTCAAATCACAAGGGATGCTGAAGCAGATCCATATGCACCTACAAGGCCTGTAGAGATAACAGGAAGTTTGGAAAGTATCAGCAAAGCTGAAAAGCTTATAAATGCTGTAATTGCAGAGGTTTGGTGCTGTCtctgaatttaattttttgtaCTTTTATTCTTACAAGCATTCACATTTGGATATCTATATCTTCATATAATGCTGAATTCAATGTACGTGTTTGGTAGGCGGATGCAGGGGGTTCTCCTTCTCTGGTGGCTAGGGGCGTTGCTACTGCACAGGCAGTTGAAGCAGCAGAACAAGTTCAGATACAAGTACCAAATGATAAGGTAACTTCTATTAGTGACATTTTGGTGGCTTTCCTTTCAATAATGCAGTATGTAAGGCATTTCATTTGTTTGCCAGGTTGGTTTGATTATAGGCAGAATGGGGGACACCATTAAAGGCCTGCAGGCCAGAACAGGGGCCCGTATTCAGGTAGTTCAGTTTGTGTGTCTTGCCGTGTTTTGATGCATGGAAGAATCATTGCTTATTGTTGGCATCCCGACCTTACGGACCTATTTTTACTTGTTAATTTAGTTGATACCTCAACATCCTCCAAAGGGTGATGAATCCAAAGAAAGGACAGTGCGAGTAACTGGTGATAAGAAGCAAATTGACATGGCCAGGGAATTGATAAAGGAAGTTATGAATCAGGTTAGTTCGTGGCCTGGTGGTCATTTCTTTAAAATTGTAACTCGATTAGTGTTTaatttctatttctattttgtGCTGTTGTGGtggttatttttatattttatggaAGTGATGTGGAACTTTCGTTGTGGGCCGATATTGTGGTTATTAGAACTATTGTTGGTGTTGGTGTAGTGTTTTGAGTTCTGGTGCCTTGTTCCTCATCCTGATCTTGTACTCTGTCTAGCACCTTCCTTCCTATACAACAAATGGTTAATTCATCTGTAAACTTGAGATTCGtgtttggggggggggggggacaaCTAGAAGTCTTGCGGGAGTATGGCTGCCTGCTCTTTACCATAAGGCCATTATATGGATGCTCTTTAATCATGGATCATAGAATGGAGGATTAGGATATGtgaataatataaatatgatTGCTGTTGTAAGCTGTGCTAGAAAGCTCATTTACTCTTTTGTCTCTTGTGTAGCAATGAATCTGAGGTATTGAGATGTCTTAGTTGCCATAAGTTATGGTTAGTAAATAGGTATAATCATGATCATCTAGTTCATTGTATATATGCCCTGTGCAATATCTAAGTAACAATGTCAGAAGATTGGTTAAGTTATACTTTGGCAAGAATCGTTTATGGTTATCGAATGGTTAGAGCTGTCAAATCAACAATATTTGCATGCATGTGTCACCTTTCCATGGCAATGAGAGCCTGAACCTGTGATCCTAAGATTTTGCAATATTCATGAATGATCTATGCCAAGGTCACGTAAAAATGCTGTTAGGAAGATCATGTATTGAATCAAAGATGCCGGTTGCCTTGATTTTTTTGTCTTGAAGTGCCGATTTCGAGTTGGTTGGCTTTAAAAATGCAGATTGGCTATTGCCTTGTCCATGGGGTCAGCATGGCTTAGACAACAACTATTCATTCTCATCCACTGAAGAGAGGTATCAGGCTTATAACTCGCAATTGCAGGATGTTTATAGTTGGTAAGATTGCTCTGAGACCTGAAATGAAAATCATAATTTAGTAAGACTTTTGCATTGGCCTTAGTGCTCATAAGTACCTCCTCCCTTGTACTATGCATTGGACGCCCATGGAAGATATAGCTGGTGATTTGTTTTGATCTTTGCTTCTGTAATCAAAGTATATGGAAACATATGACCTGGTATGCATGCTCTAGCGTCAATCGAAAGTTAGAATAGATTCCAAGTATGATGGACCCCAATACATGTGTTGATAAGATGCCGAAAAATATTGCATGTATACATCAATTAGAGCTGAGATAGTTAGAAAGAGTATTGAGTGAACCATGTTCCCTTCCATCCATTGCTAAATTGGGGGTCTTATTAGTTGTTCTCTCTATATCCTGACTTGTCAACTGTGATTAATAATATCTCTTGAATCCTTTGAGTCCTAGAATTGTTGTCACTAAAATTTGAATAATTAGTTATGGCCAATATGACTAGGAAATACTAGACAAATAAAGATTAATCTTACTCTCGAATACTAGTGACAGTAATTAACAATTACATTGCATTGAAATGTAGTTCCAGTACTACTGGTTCCTGATCTAGGGCATTATTTGATAACGTTGCTGGAGGCTGCCAAAGGGTTGCAAATGGTTCAAACTTACAAAGATATTTCCTAAATCATCTGGATATATCTCTCAaataaatatgttttat from Argentina anserina chromosome 2, drPotAnse1.1, whole genome shotgun sequence carries:
- the LOC126784814 gene encoding phospholipase SGR2 isoform X1, coding for MAEDAGAPRRPPAEQSFPDLLKNTPSNIRRLEDEIEQCKGHQKYLAQTLSPSDGGDVRWYFNKVPLGENEMAASVPRTEIVGKGEYFRFGMRDSLAIEASFLQREEELLSCWWREYAECSEGPKEQPGSSKKVEETAKSSLERAHSVPLSDEEEERVGVPVKGGLHEVDLVKRHCFPVYWDGENRRVLRGHWFARKGVDWLPLREDVSEQLEIAYRSQVWHRRTFQPSGLFAARVDLQGSIYGMHALFTGEDNTWEAWLNADASGFSNVISFSGNGIKLRRGYSAFLSPKPTQNELRQQKEEKMDDYCSQVPVRHLVFMVHGIGQRLENSNLVDDVRNFHHITASLAETHLTSHQRDTQRVLFIPCQWRRGLKLSGETAVEKCTLDGVKGLRVMLSATVHDVLYYMSPIYCQDIINAVSNQLNRLYLKFLRRNPDYDGKVSIYGHSLGSVLSYDILCHQENLSSPFPMDWMYKEYARNEISSPDMSNQSLTDHSVTNLGDVVASVYNQSDGMGSFVEGNLNALPTVVMHEEGVAEDAFNVVSYETSDLNEFKASCMDLKQTQGHSYVHESVSEDGDKFKQNVSDGTTSMECGVPVDHIEKVVEEVCEETSNKDEVVKSLREEIDSLKAKIAELETNCDGRVGSPGLNQGNEDILASAPQTSILEKLPPGQEGSTQSYTPYIKYTKLEFKVDTFFGVGSPLGVFLALRNKRIGIGKGKDYWEEENICEEMPACRQMFNIFHPFDPVAYRIEPLVCKEYIGRRPVIIPYHKGGKRLHIGFQEFTEDLAAHSQAIMDRLNFIKVKVLTVCQSRNTDILEEEENAEEQEERSYGTLMMERITGSEGGRIDHVLQDKTFEHPYISAIGAHTNYWRDYDTALFIMKHLYRGIDDNNLPVGSSREDSKHKMGLPGWSDQTETIDEELSLTFSERSMTRIFFES
- the LOC126784814 gene encoding phospholipase SGR2 isoform X2; translated protein: MAEDAGAPRRPPAEQSFPDLLKNTPSNIRRLEDEIEQCKGHQKYLAQTLSPSDGGDVRWYFNKVPLGENEMAASVPRTEIVGKGEYFRFGMRDSLAIEASFLQREEELLSCWWREYAECSEGPKEQPGSSKKVEETAKSSLERAHSVPLSDEEEERVGVPVKGGLHEVDLVKRHCFPVYWDGENRRVLRGHWFARKGVDWLPLREDVSEQLEIAYRSQVWHRRTFQPSGLFAARVDLQGSIYGMHALFTGEDNTWEAWLNADASGFSNVISFSGNGIKLRRGYSAFLSPKPTQNELRQQKEEKMDDYCSQVPVRHLVFMVHGIGQRLENSNLVDDVRNFHHITASLAETHLTSHQRDTQRVLFIPCQWRRGLKLSGETAVEKCTLDGVKGLRVMLSATVHDVLYYMSPIYCQDIINAVSNQLNRLYLKFLRRNPDYDGKVSIYGHSLGSVLSYDILCHQENLSSPFPMDWMYKEYARNEISSPDMSNQSLTDHSVTNLGDVVASVYNQSDGMGSFVEGNLNALPTVVMHEEGVAEDAFNVVSYETSDLNEFKASCMDLKQTQGHSYVHESVSEDGDKFKQNVSDGTTSMECGVPVDHIEKVVEEVCEETSNKDEVVKSLREEIDSLKAKIAELETNCDGRVGSPGLNQGNEDILASAPQTSILEKLPPGQEGSTQSYTPYIKYTKLEFKVDTFFGVGSPLGVFLALRNKRIGIGKGKDYWEEENICEEMPACRQMFNIFHPFDPVAYRIEPLVCKEYIGRRPVIIPYHKGGKRLHIGFQEFTEDLAAHSQAIMDRLNFIKVKVLTVCQSRNTDILEEEENAEEQEERSYGTLMMERITGSEGGRIDHVLQDKTFEHPYISAIGAHTNYWRDYDTALFIMKHLYRGIDDNNLPVGSSREDSKHKMGLPGWSDQTETIDEELSLTFSERK